From Tripterygium wilfordii isolate XIE 37 chromosome 16, ASM1340144v1, whole genome shotgun sequence, one genomic window encodes:
- the LOC119981063 gene encoding protein ALP1-like isoform X1 yields the protein MVGMFLFTLGQGASNRLLQECFQHSGETISQIFREVLQIVYLMSIDLIKPRENQFDTVPSRIRNDPKYRPFKDCIGAIDSTHIPTVIPKDERDRFIGRKGFTTQNVMAACDFDMLYIFISAGWEGSAHDARVFQDAITDESLHFPHPPPGKYYLVDAGYPNRIGYLAPYRGERYHSSQFENGRRASGPQEVFNHAHSSLRNVIERTFRVTKNRWPILRNMRSFPFPIQVKIVIACMALHNYIRLRVTDDDEFMEIDEEPSCSYEEGPSDATAAGNVGDSDLRDNHTMTRVRDLIANKLVRRRERN from the exons ATGGTTGGTATGTTCCTCTTTACTTTGGGGCAGGGTGCTAGTAATAGATTGTTGCAAGAATGCTTTCAGCATTCCGGCGAAACAATTAGCCAGATTTTTAGGGAGGTTCTACAAATCGTCTACCTAATGTCCATCGACCTTATCAAACCAAGGGAGAACCAGTTCGATACAGTACCTTCTAGGATTAGGAATGACCCTAAATATAGGCCATTTAAGGACTGTATTGGTGCGATTGATAGTACTCATATTCCAACCGTCATTCCCAAGGATGAGAGAGATCGATTCATAGGGAGGAAAGGATTTACTACACAGAATGTGATGGCCGCGTGCGACTTTGACATGTTGTATATTTTTATCTCGGCTGGGTGGGAGGGATCTGCACACGATGCGCGGGTATTTCAGGATGCAATTACAGATGAATCGTTACACTTTCCGCATCCACCTCCGG GAAAGTATTATCTAGTAGATGCAGGATATCCTAACAGGATTGGTTATCTTGCCCCATATAGAGGTGAAAGATATCATTCGTCTCAATTTGAAAATGGCCGTCGAGCATCGGGACCTCAGGAGGTATTCAACCATGCACACTCATCGCTTCGAAATGTCATAGAAAGAACTTTTAGGGTAACAAAGAATAGGTGGCCAATTCTGAGAAATATGCGGTCATTCCCGTTCCCGATTCAAGTGAAAATTGTGATAGCGTGTATGGCACTTCACAATTATATTCGATTAAGGGTGACAGATGACGACGAGTTCATGGAAATCGATGAAGAACCAAGTTGTTCATATGAAGAAGGTCCTAGTGACGCTACTGCGGCAGGGAATGTAGGGGATTCGGATCTACGTGACAACCATACGATGACTCGTGTTCGGGATCTTATTGCAAACAAACTTGTCCGTCGGAGGGAGCGTAATTGA
- the LOC119981063 gene encoding uncharacterized protein LOC119981063 isoform X2: MGRPFFEVELSATELESLQSEIADLEEREAHLKAQFKSTGYECSSISKIQVDSWLLALQSECKSGSDTKVANGSCDM, translated from the exons GTTGAACTAAGTGCTACAGAATTAGAGTCACTTCAATCAGAAATCGCTGACTTGGAAGAGAGGGAAGCTCACTTGAAAGCTCA ATTTAAGTCCACAG GCTATGAGTGCTCGAGTATTTCTAAAATACAG GTGGACTCTTGGTTGTTGGCTTTACAGTCAGAATGTAAGTCTGGTTCTGATACCAAAGTTGCCAATGGCTCATGTGATATGTAA